A single genomic interval of Corvus hawaiiensis isolate bCorHaw1 chromosome 5, bCorHaw1.pri.cur, whole genome shotgun sequence harbors:
- the TET2 gene encoding methylcytosine dioxygenase TET2 isoform X3: MSARLRDTAEIRSEGSLVDGPGAGQMEQDRTNHVDGNRLSPFLIPQSSHVCQAEPSAVKLQNGSPATERPDVEVNGDRKPLFNKSNFGVPHPKGSPNNCVSPDLLQEKKVYSKYMQNGGIKRTYSEPALYGLHDSKKVKQDKEVNGEKAEPEDNSEKPSVSNCYSEKKPENFTRQEKDASDLIPSTRYNSVGSENPHDLLIQDEQERENIHCHNRDIVLLLKNKAVPMPNGATVSASSMESMHGELLEKTLSQYYPEHVSIAMQKNTSHINAITSQATNELSYETTHSSHTSGQITSSQTSNSELPQVPAVVVTEVYNTEDSSKPPVLPGSCSLQKSELQLQQQIAGYDPHQLPVGNSKIHGSIGQVPNQDLSLSSSSNLQAQSTALERYSEQAENNGAFFTQNSTFHKDSSTPPAPEMNSALSAVVQEGHHSYDNRCDETLPGEVKNEGQQEGPMSESPSLSQQQLHPQQSLLRQAQTSQQDVSESNPQAAVAASILQRLEEVTLASEPPLQNLHAHRSEGELQQHYQHFPGQREPETPPDKEKDQVKEPVQQAQQYSKPAWIELVSTHFRQGEPPQKPSEALLRSILQYQASTAQTVYTKQYAGSPDSLKGPSGQAQSQKIMQKEQLPPLYKSESSQLQPHPPADQQLPFHKHSPQPQLTKVDSLLKSQVQQQPPQQLHFQPRSEQQAEQHLGAPLKQQHLNPQPGEKGQFLHSHILQQMLQKQAHPVQLPRSPQLTPNQQQAPQMRTKDLPQAISHPQSNAKQSLDRKSFNQLKADECFQTGNKYGKSAAFPLPNHQLGLEQVQTVNNKAPLYTQQANVSVQHPCPNNRHVISEKKGNAANMECFGANKMQDLQHMQYFSNNLTAKQDVNHCFQEREQQTQQASVLQLPPLQPSQGYGASLNQDLPSKQAPQIPQQYLPNSQTAPHAQDQRGCHLQSQTSKDFQKHAALRWHLLQKQEQQAYQQPKTETGPSAARKPIKIEAGTKSNVCMRPSAGQLENKMWKKTIKQENQHFGCENTQQKSIIETMEQQLKQIQVKSLFDHKTFTLKSPKHVKVETAGPITILSRNTSAADFDTQTPILDQQANLSAEKTPTKRTAGTVLNNFLDSPSKLLDTPVKNLLDTPAKTQYDFPSCSCVEQIIEKDEGPFYTHLGAGPNVAAIREIMEERFGQKGKAIRIERVVYTGKEGKSSQGCPIAKWVVRRSSQEEKLLCLVRERAGHTCETAVIVILILVWEGIPTSLADKLYSELTDTLRKYGTLTNRRCALNEERTCACQGLDPETCGASFSFGCSWSMYYNGCKFARSKIPRKFKLMGDDPKEEEKLESNLQNLSTLMAPTYKKLAPDAYNNQIEYEHRAPECRLGLKEGRPFSGVTACLDFCAHAHRDLHNMQNGSTLVCTLTREDNREIGQTPEDEQLHVLPLYKVSDVDEFGSTEGQEEKKRNGSIQVLTSFRRKIFYVFQDQPHNNSSSSNIHSALSLTTLSQIPLTLTRVQVLQISMEGYLIQPMLIQTLRTLQIHMEGPIP; this comes from the exons atacGTTCAGAGGGTAGCCTTGTGGATGGCCCCGGAGCAGGCCAGATGGAACAGGACAGAACCAACCATGTTGACGGCAATAGATTGAGTCCATTTCTAATACCACAGTCTTCTCACGTTTGCCAGGCAGAGCCTTCTGCAGTGAAGCTACAGAATGGGAGTCCAGCAACAGAGAGGCCTGACGTGGAAGTAAATGGAGACCGCAAGCCGCTATTCAATAAAAGCAACTTTGGAGTGCCCCACCCGAAGGGAAGTCCAAACAATTGCGTTAGCCCCGACCttttacaagaaaagaaagtctATTCCAAATATATGCAGAATGGTGGGATCAAGCGCACTTATAGCGAGCCCGCTCTGTATGGACTTCATGACAGCAAGAAAGTGAAACAAGACAAAGAGGTAAATGGAGAAAAAGCTGAGCCAGAGGACAACAGTGAAAAACCAAGTGTCTCCAATTGTTATAGTGAGAAGAAACCTGAGAATTTTACAAGACAAGAAAAGGATGCTTCAGATTTGATTCCATCTACAAGATACAACAGTGTTGGTTCAGAAAACCCTCATGACCTTTTGATTCAGGATGAGCAGGAGCGGGAAAATATTCATTGCCATAACAGGGACATTGTCTTACTACTTAAGAACAAGGCAGTGCCAATGCCTAATGGTGCTACAGTTTCTGCCTCTTCCATGGAAAGCATGCATGGTGAACTCCTGGAGAAAACACTGTCTCAATATTATCCAGAACATGTTTCCATAGCAATGCAGAAGAACACATCTCATATCAATGCCATTACCAGTCAGGCTACTAATGAGTTGTCCTATGAGACAACACATTCATCCCATACCTCAGGGCAGATCACTTCCTCACAGACCTCAAACTCTGAGCTGCCTCAAGTGCCAGCTGTAGTGGTTACTGAGGTCTACAACACAGAAGACTCCAGTAAACCACCTGTATTGCCAGGTAGCTGTTCACTTCAGAAATCAGAACTACAGCTACAGCAACAGATTGCAGGCTATGATCCTCACCAGTTACCTGTAGGAAACAGTAAAATTCATGGAAGCATAGGGCAGGTTCCCAACCAAGACCTCTCTCTAAGTTCCAGCAGTAACCTGCAAGCTCAGAGCACTGCTCTGGAAAGGTACTCTGAGCAAGCAGAAAATAATGGTGCTTTCTTTACACAGAACTCAACGTTTCACAAAGATTCCTccacccctcctgctccagAAATGAACAGTGCACTGTCTGCCGTGGTGCAAGAAGGACACCATTCCTATGACAACAGATGTGATGAAACTCTTCCTGGGGAGGTAAAAAATGAAGGGCAACAGGAGGGACCAATGTCAGAAAGTCCCAGCCTCAGCCAACAACAACTTCACCCTCAGCAGAGCCTTCTGCGACAGGCACAAACATCACAACAAGATGTCAGTGAAAGCAACCCGcaagctgctgtggctgcctcaaTTCTGCAGCGCCTCGAAGAAGTGACACTGGCATCAGAACCTCCCCTCCAAAACCTACACGCACACAGAAGCGAGGGTGAGTTGCAACAACACTATCAGCATTTCCCAGGACAGAGAGAACCTGAGACTCCTCCTGACAAAGAAAAGGACCAAGTGAAAGAGCCTGTACAACAGGCTCAACAATATTCAAAACCAGCCTGGATAGAACTGGTTTCCACCCACTTCCGCCAGGGAGAGCCTCCCCAAAAGCCCAGTGAAGCATTATTGCGGTCAATTCTTCAGTACCAGGCAAGCACAGCCCAAACAGTCTATACAAAACAGTATGCTGGAAGTCCTGATTCATTAAAGGGGCCTTCAGGACAGGCCCAGAGCCAGAAGATAATGCAAAAGGAACAACTTCCTCCACTGTACAAAAGCGagagctcccagctgcagccgCATCCCCCAGCTGACCAGCAGCTGCCATTCCACAAACACTCACCGCAGCCACAGCTCACAAAGGTGGATTCCCTTCTCAAGTCGCAAGTGCAGCAACAgccaccacagcagctccatTTCCAGCCAAGATCAGAACAACAAGCTGAACAGCATTTAGGGGCCCCCTTGAAACAGCAGCACTTGAATCCCCAGCCAGGGGAAAAGGGGCAATTCTTGCATTCACATATTTTGCAACAGATGCTGCAAAAACAGGCACATCCAGTGCAACTGCCACGCAGTCCACAGCTaaccccaaaccagcagcagGCTCCGCAAATGAGAACTAAAGACCTGCCCCAAGCCATATCCCACCCCCAAAGCAATGCTAAGCAGTCTCTAGACAGGAAGTCCTTCAATCAACTTAAAGCAGATGAATGTTTCCAGACTGGGAATAAGTATGGTAAATCAGCTGCATTCCCACTGCCTAACCATCAGCTAGGCCTAGAGCAGGTACAGACCGTGAACAACAAAGCTCCCCTTTACACTCAGCAGGCAAACGTCAGTGTCCAGCACCCTTGCCCAAACAACAGGCACGTGATTTCTGAGAAGAAAGGGAACGCTGCAAATATGGAATGCTTTGGAGCCAACAAAATGCAGGACTTGCAGCATAtgcagtatttttcaaataacttGACCGCAAAGCAAGATGTGAATCATTGTTTTCAAGAACGAGAGCAACAGACGCAACAAGCCTCAGTTCTGCAGCTGCCACCCCTCCAGCCCTCACAGGGCTATGGTGCTAGTCTGAACCAAGACCTCCCGAGCAAACAAGCTCCCCAGATCCCTCAGCAGTACTTACCAAACAGCCAAACTGCCCCCCACGCCCAAGACCAGAGAGGCTGTCATTTGCAGTCCCAGACCTCTAAGGATTTTCAAAAGCACGCTGCTCTGCGGTGGCATCTCTTGCAAAAACAGGAGCAGCAAGCATACCAGCAACCCAAAACTGAGACTGGTCCCAGTGCAGCACGCAAGCCTATAAAAATTGAGGCTGGCACAAAGTCTAATGTCTGCATGCGCCCATCAGCTggacagctggaaaacaaaatgtggaaaaaaacaattaaacaAGAGAATCAGCACTTTGGCTGCGAGAACACACAACAAAAGAGCATCATTGAGACAATGGAGCAGCAGCTAAAACAGATACAGGTCAAATCACTGTTTGATCATAAGACTTTTACTCTCAAATCACCCAAACATGTGAAGGTTGAAACAGCAGGCCCTATTACCATCCTATCACGAAATACCAGTGCTGCAGATTTTGACACTCAAACCCCAATCTTAGATCAGCAAGCAAACTTGTCTGCTGAGAAAACCCCGACCAAAAGAACAGCTGGAACTGTTCTCAATAATTTTTTAGACTCACCTTCCAAGTTATTGGATACTCCTGTAAAAAATTTATTGGACACACCTGCCAAAACCCAGTATGATTTCCCATCTTGCAGCTGTGTTG agCAAATTATTGAAAAAGATGAAGGTCCTTTCTATACCCACCTAGGAGCCGGTCCTAATGTGGCAGCTATTAGAGAAATCATGGAAGAAAG atTTGGACAGAAGGGTAAAGCTATAAGGATTGAGAGGGTTGTCTACACTGGGAAAGAAGGCAAAAGTTCTCAAGGATGTCCAATTGCTAAATGG GTAGTCCGCAGAAGCAGTCAGGAGGAGAAGCTGCTCTGCTTGGTGCGCGAACGAGCGGGACACACGTGTGAGACGGCCGTCATCGTGATTCTCATCCTGGTCTGGGAGGGAATCCCAACCAGCCTGGCTGATAAGCTCTACTCTGAACTCACCGACACCCTGAGGAAGTATGGCACGCTCACGAACCGGCGCTGTGCCCTGAACGAAGA ACGGACTTGTGCATGCCAAGGGCTGGACCCTGAAACTTGTGgtgcttcattttcctttggttGCTCCTGGAGCATGTACTACAATGGTTGTAAGTTTGCCAGAAGCAAGATTCCAAGAAAGTTTAAGCTGATGGGAGATGACCCAAAAGAG gaagaaaaactaGAATCCAATCTGCAGAATCTGTCAACCCTGATGGCACCTACCTACAAGAAGCTTGCACCTGATGCATATAACAACCAG ATCGAGTACGAACACAGAGCCCCCGAGTGTCGCCTGGGGTTGAAGGAAGGTCGCCCATTCTCAGGGGTCACTGCCTGCCTTGACTTCTGTGCTCATGCTCACAGAGACTTGCACAATATGCAGAACGGGAGTACTCTG GTTTGCACACTGACTAGAGAAGACAATCGTGAAATTGGCCAAACACCAGAAGATGAGCAGCTCCATGTGCTCCCGTTATACAAAGTCTCTGATGTGGATGAGTTCGGAAGCActgagggccaggaggagaagaagaggaaTGGCAGCATCCAGGTCCTTACCTCCTTTCGACGAAAA ATCTTTTACGTCTTTCAGGACCAGCCacacaacaacagcagcagcagcaacatccACAGCGCACTCTCCCTAACAACCCTCAGTCAAATCCCATTAACTCTTACTCGGGTTCAGGTTCTGCAAATCTCTATGGAAGGTTACCTAATCCAGCCAATGCTTATCCAAACTCTTCGTACACTTCAGATCCATATGGAGGGTCCAATCCCATGA
- the TET2 gene encoding methylcytosine dioxygenase TET2 isoform X4: MSARLRDTAEIRSEGSLVDGPGAGQMEQDRTNHVDGNRLSPFLIPQSSHVCQAEPSAVKLQNGSPATERPDVEVNGDRKPLFNKSNFGVPHPKGSPNNCVSPDLLQEKKVYSKYMQNGGIKRTYSEPALYGLHDSKKVKQDKEVNGEKAEPEDNSEKPSVSNCYSEKKPENFTRQEKDASDLIPSTRYNSVGSENPHDLLIQDEQERENIHCHNRDIVLLLKNKAVPMPNGATVSASSMESMHGELLEKTLSQYYPEHVSIAMQKNTSHINAITSQATNELSYETTHSSHTSGQITSSQTSNSELPQVPAVVVTEVYNTEDSSKPPVLPGSCSLQKSELQLQQQIAGYDPHQLPVGNSKIHGSIGQVPNQDLSLSSSSNLQAQSTALERYSEQAENNGAFFTQNSTFHKDSSTPPAPEMNSALSAVVQEGHHSYDNRCDETLPGEVKNEGQQEGPMSESPSLSQQQLHPQQSLLRQAQTSQQDVSESNPQAAVAASILQRLEEVTLASEPPLQNLHAHRSEGELQQHYQHFPGQREPETPPDKEKDQVKEPVQQAQQYSKPAWIELVSTHFRQGEPPQKPSEALLRSILQYQASTAQTVYTKQYAGSPDSLKGPSGQAQSQKIMQKEQLPPLYKSESSQLQPHPPADQQLPFHKHSPQPQLTKVDSLLKSQVQQQPPQQLHFQPRSEQQAEQHLGAPLKQQHLNPQPGEKGQFLHSHILQQMLQKQAHPVQLPRSPQLTPNQQQAPQMRTKDLPQAISHPQSNAKQSLDRKSFNQLKADECFQTGNKYGKSAAFPLPNHQLGLEQVQTVNNKAPLYTQQANVSVQHPCPNNRHVISEKKGNAANMECFGANKMQDLQHMQYFSNNLTAKQDVNHCFQEREQQTQQASVLQLPPLQPSQGYGASLNQDLPSKQAPQIPQQYLPNSQTAPHAQDQRGCHLQSQTSKDFQKHAALRWHLLQKQEQQAYQQPKTETGPSAARKPIKIEAGTKSNVCMRPSAGQLENKMWKKTIKQENQHFGCENTQQKSIIETMEQQLKQIQVKSLFDHKTFTLKSPKHVKVETAGPITILSRNTSAADFDTQTPILDQQANLSAEKTPTKRTAGTVLNNFLDSPSKLLDTPVKNLLDTPAKTQYDFPSCSCVEQIIEKDEGPFYTHLGAGPNVAAIREIMEERFGQKGKAIRIERVVYTGKEGKSSQGCPIAKWVVRRSSQEEKLLCLVRERAGHTCETAVIVILILVWEGIPTSLADKLYSELTDTLRKYGTLTNRRCALNEERTCACQGLDPETCGASFSFGCSWSMYYNGCKFARSKIPRKFKLMGDDPKEEEKLESNLQNLSTLMAPTYKKLAPDAYNNQIEYEHRAPECRLGLKEGRPFSGVTACLDFCAHAHRDLHNMQNGSTLVCTLTREDNREIGQTPEDEQLHVLPLYKVSDVDEFGSTEGQEEKKRNGSIQVLTSFRRKDQPHNNSSSSNIHSALSLTTLSQIPLTLTRVQVLQISMEGYLIQPMLIQTLRTLQIHMEGPIP; this comes from the exons atacGTTCAGAGGGTAGCCTTGTGGATGGCCCCGGAGCAGGCCAGATGGAACAGGACAGAACCAACCATGTTGACGGCAATAGATTGAGTCCATTTCTAATACCACAGTCTTCTCACGTTTGCCAGGCAGAGCCTTCTGCAGTGAAGCTACAGAATGGGAGTCCAGCAACAGAGAGGCCTGACGTGGAAGTAAATGGAGACCGCAAGCCGCTATTCAATAAAAGCAACTTTGGAGTGCCCCACCCGAAGGGAAGTCCAAACAATTGCGTTAGCCCCGACCttttacaagaaaagaaagtctATTCCAAATATATGCAGAATGGTGGGATCAAGCGCACTTATAGCGAGCCCGCTCTGTATGGACTTCATGACAGCAAGAAAGTGAAACAAGACAAAGAGGTAAATGGAGAAAAAGCTGAGCCAGAGGACAACAGTGAAAAACCAAGTGTCTCCAATTGTTATAGTGAGAAGAAACCTGAGAATTTTACAAGACAAGAAAAGGATGCTTCAGATTTGATTCCATCTACAAGATACAACAGTGTTGGTTCAGAAAACCCTCATGACCTTTTGATTCAGGATGAGCAGGAGCGGGAAAATATTCATTGCCATAACAGGGACATTGTCTTACTACTTAAGAACAAGGCAGTGCCAATGCCTAATGGTGCTACAGTTTCTGCCTCTTCCATGGAAAGCATGCATGGTGAACTCCTGGAGAAAACACTGTCTCAATATTATCCAGAACATGTTTCCATAGCAATGCAGAAGAACACATCTCATATCAATGCCATTACCAGTCAGGCTACTAATGAGTTGTCCTATGAGACAACACATTCATCCCATACCTCAGGGCAGATCACTTCCTCACAGACCTCAAACTCTGAGCTGCCTCAAGTGCCAGCTGTAGTGGTTACTGAGGTCTACAACACAGAAGACTCCAGTAAACCACCTGTATTGCCAGGTAGCTGTTCACTTCAGAAATCAGAACTACAGCTACAGCAACAGATTGCAGGCTATGATCCTCACCAGTTACCTGTAGGAAACAGTAAAATTCATGGAAGCATAGGGCAGGTTCCCAACCAAGACCTCTCTCTAAGTTCCAGCAGTAACCTGCAAGCTCAGAGCACTGCTCTGGAAAGGTACTCTGAGCAAGCAGAAAATAATGGTGCTTTCTTTACACAGAACTCAACGTTTCACAAAGATTCCTccacccctcctgctccagAAATGAACAGTGCACTGTCTGCCGTGGTGCAAGAAGGACACCATTCCTATGACAACAGATGTGATGAAACTCTTCCTGGGGAGGTAAAAAATGAAGGGCAACAGGAGGGACCAATGTCAGAAAGTCCCAGCCTCAGCCAACAACAACTTCACCCTCAGCAGAGCCTTCTGCGACAGGCACAAACATCACAACAAGATGTCAGTGAAAGCAACCCGcaagctgctgtggctgcctcaaTTCTGCAGCGCCTCGAAGAAGTGACACTGGCATCAGAACCTCCCCTCCAAAACCTACACGCACACAGAAGCGAGGGTGAGTTGCAACAACACTATCAGCATTTCCCAGGACAGAGAGAACCTGAGACTCCTCCTGACAAAGAAAAGGACCAAGTGAAAGAGCCTGTACAACAGGCTCAACAATATTCAAAACCAGCCTGGATAGAACTGGTTTCCACCCACTTCCGCCAGGGAGAGCCTCCCCAAAAGCCCAGTGAAGCATTATTGCGGTCAATTCTTCAGTACCAGGCAAGCACAGCCCAAACAGTCTATACAAAACAGTATGCTGGAAGTCCTGATTCATTAAAGGGGCCTTCAGGACAGGCCCAGAGCCAGAAGATAATGCAAAAGGAACAACTTCCTCCACTGTACAAAAGCGagagctcccagctgcagccgCATCCCCCAGCTGACCAGCAGCTGCCATTCCACAAACACTCACCGCAGCCACAGCTCACAAAGGTGGATTCCCTTCTCAAGTCGCAAGTGCAGCAACAgccaccacagcagctccatTTCCAGCCAAGATCAGAACAACAAGCTGAACAGCATTTAGGGGCCCCCTTGAAACAGCAGCACTTGAATCCCCAGCCAGGGGAAAAGGGGCAATTCTTGCATTCACATATTTTGCAACAGATGCTGCAAAAACAGGCACATCCAGTGCAACTGCCACGCAGTCCACAGCTaaccccaaaccagcagcagGCTCCGCAAATGAGAACTAAAGACCTGCCCCAAGCCATATCCCACCCCCAAAGCAATGCTAAGCAGTCTCTAGACAGGAAGTCCTTCAATCAACTTAAAGCAGATGAATGTTTCCAGACTGGGAATAAGTATGGTAAATCAGCTGCATTCCCACTGCCTAACCATCAGCTAGGCCTAGAGCAGGTACAGACCGTGAACAACAAAGCTCCCCTTTACACTCAGCAGGCAAACGTCAGTGTCCAGCACCCTTGCCCAAACAACAGGCACGTGATTTCTGAGAAGAAAGGGAACGCTGCAAATATGGAATGCTTTGGAGCCAACAAAATGCAGGACTTGCAGCATAtgcagtatttttcaaataacttGACCGCAAAGCAAGATGTGAATCATTGTTTTCAAGAACGAGAGCAACAGACGCAACAAGCCTCAGTTCTGCAGCTGCCACCCCTCCAGCCCTCACAGGGCTATGGTGCTAGTCTGAACCAAGACCTCCCGAGCAAACAAGCTCCCCAGATCCCTCAGCAGTACTTACCAAACAGCCAAACTGCCCCCCACGCCCAAGACCAGAGAGGCTGTCATTTGCAGTCCCAGACCTCTAAGGATTTTCAAAAGCACGCTGCTCTGCGGTGGCATCTCTTGCAAAAACAGGAGCAGCAAGCATACCAGCAACCCAAAACTGAGACTGGTCCCAGTGCAGCACGCAAGCCTATAAAAATTGAGGCTGGCACAAAGTCTAATGTCTGCATGCGCCCATCAGCTggacagctggaaaacaaaatgtggaaaaaaacaattaaacaAGAGAATCAGCACTTTGGCTGCGAGAACACACAACAAAAGAGCATCATTGAGACAATGGAGCAGCAGCTAAAACAGATACAGGTCAAATCACTGTTTGATCATAAGACTTTTACTCTCAAATCACCCAAACATGTGAAGGTTGAAACAGCAGGCCCTATTACCATCCTATCACGAAATACCAGTGCTGCAGATTTTGACACTCAAACCCCAATCTTAGATCAGCAAGCAAACTTGTCTGCTGAGAAAACCCCGACCAAAAGAACAGCTGGAACTGTTCTCAATAATTTTTTAGACTCACCTTCCAAGTTATTGGATACTCCTGTAAAAAATTTATTGGACACACCTGCCAAAACCCAGTATGATTTCCCATCTTGCAGCTGTGTTG agCAAATTATTGAAAAAGATGAAGGTCCTTTCTATACCCACCTAGGAGCCGGTCCTAATGTGGCAGCTATTAGAGAAATCATGGAAGAAAG atTTGGACAGAAGGGTAAAGCTATAAGGATTGAGAGGGTTGTCTACACTGGGAAAGAAGGCAAAAGTTCTCAAGGATGTCCAATTGCTAAATGG GTAGTCCGCAGAAGCAGTCAGGAGGAGAAGCTGCTCTGCTTGGTGCGCGAACGAGCGGGACACACGTGTGAGACGGCCGTCATCGTGATTCTCATCCTGGTCTGGGAGGGAATCCCAACCAGCCTGGCTGATAAGCTCTACTCTGAACTCACCGACACCCTGAGGAAGTATGGCACGCTCACGAACCGGCGCTGTGCCCTGAACGAAGA ACGGACTTGTGCATGCCAAGGGCTGGACCCTGAAACTTGTGgtgcttcattttcctttggttGCTCCTGGAGCATGTACTACAATGGTTGTAAGTTTGCCAGAAGCAAGATTCCAAGAAAGTTTAAGCTGATGGGAGATGACCCAAAAGAG gaagaaaaactaGAATCCAATCTGCAGAATCTGTCAACCCTGATGGCACCTACCTACAAGAAGCTTGCACCTGATGCATATAACAACCAG ATCGAGTACGAACACAGAGCCCCCGAGTGTCGCCTGGGGTTGAAGGAAGGTCGCCCATTCTCAGGGGTCACTGCCTGCCTTGACTTCTGTGCTCATGCTCACAGAGACTTGCACAATATGCAGAACGGGAGTACTCTG GTTTGCACACTGACTAGAGAAGACAATCGTGAAATTGGCCAAACACCAGAAGATGAGCAGCTCCATGTGCTCCCGTTATACAAAGTCTCTGATGTGGATGAGTTCGGAAGCActgagggccaggaggagaagaagaggaaTGGCAGCATCCAGGTCCTTACCTCCTTTCGACGAAAA GACCAGCCacacaacaacagcagcagcagcaacatccACAGCGCACTCTCCCTAACAACCCTCAGTCAAATCCCATTAACTCTTACTCGGGTTCAGGTTCTGCAAATCTCTATGGAAGGTTACCTAATCCAGCCAATGCTTATCCAAACTCTTCGTACACTTCAGATCCATATGGAGGGTCCAATCCCATGA